From the genome of Halomonas sp. I5-271120, one region includes:
- a CDS encoding cytochrome c-type biogenesis protein, which yields MGLSVEPARAAVEVRDFDSPVTAERYRSLTGALRCPKCQNQAIGDSNSPVAKDMRERVAALLREGRSDREIQDFMVARFGDYVLYNPRLEDRTLLLWGLPAALVLLGGVLVALIVRRRRRASARELSAEERARLDALINRPPDPSGDH from the coding sequence ATGGGGCTTTCCGTCGAGCCGGCCCGAGCGGCGGTCGAGGTGCGCGACTTCGACTCCCCGGTGACCGCCGAGCGTTACCGTTCCCTGACCGGCGCCCTGCGCTGCCCGAAGTGCCAGAACCAGGCGATCGGTGATTCCAACTCGCCGGTGGCCAAGGACATGCGCGAGCGGGTCGCGGCGCTGTTGCGCGAAGGCCGCAGCGACCGCGAGATTCAGGACTTCATGGTCGCTCGCTTCGGTGACTATGTGCTCTACAATCCGCGCCTGGAGGATCGCACCCTGCTGCTGTGGGGCCTGCCCGCCGCTCTGGTGCTGCTCGGCGGCGTATTGGTGGCGCTGATCGTGCGCCGCCGGCGCCGCGCGTCGGCCCGCGAGCTCTCGGCCGAGGAGCGCGCGCGCCTGGATGCCCTGATCAATCGACCCCCTGATCCATCAGGAGATCACTGA
- a CDS encoding DsbE family thiol:disulfide interchange protein produces the protein MKRRLLLAIPLLLFIALAGLLYRSLSLDPSSRDSALLARDFPAFTLSSLEDPEASFDASLLRGEVTLVNVWGEWCPTCKQEMPQLLDLAERDVRLVGVDYKDSREKGRAFLEEFGNPFEVNLFDPEGELGFELGVYGAPETFLVDADGVIRYHHTGYITPEDVTETIMPEVRKWQ, from the coding sequence ATGAAGCGTCGTCTGTTGCTGGCCATTCCGCTGCTGCTTTTCATCGCCCTGGCGGGGCTTCTCTACCGCAGCCTGTCGTTGGACCCCTCGTCCCGGGATTCGGCGCTGCTGGCTCGGGACTTCCCAGCCTTCACGCTGTCGAGCCTCGAGGACCCTGAGGCGAGTTTCGACGCTTCGCTGCTTCGCGGCGAGGTGACCCTGGTCAACGTCTGGGGCGAATGGTGTCCCACCTGCAAGCAGGAGATGCCGCAGCTGCTTGATCTTGCGGAGCGTGACGTGCGGCTGGTCGGCGTCGACTACAAGGACAGCCGCGAGAAGGGGCGCGCCTTTCTCGAGGAGTTCGGTAACCCCTTCGAGGTCAACCTGTTCGATCCCGAGGGCGAACTTGGCTTCGAGCTAGGCGTCTACGGCGCGCCGGAGACCTTCCTGGTCGATGCCGACGGGGTGATCCGCTATCACCACACCGGCTATATCACCCCCGAGGACGTCACCGAGACCATCATGCCGGAGGTGCGCAAATGGCAATGA
- a CDS encoding heme lyase CcmF/NrfE family subunit has translation MLIEMIPELGHFALVLALLLALVQAVVPLAGAATRRPLWMAFAQPMAAGQLLFLFIAYACLTASYLLDDFSVANVANNSNSMLPWYYKASAVWGNHEGSVLLWSLLLGAWGFAASLFSRELPRDMLARVLGVMGLVSAGFLTFVLVTSNPFTRVLPIPPQDGADLNPLLQDFGLIIHPPMLYMGYVGFSVVFAFAIAALLGGRLDAAWTRWARPWTNIAWAFLTVGIALGSWWAYYELGWGGWWFWDPVENASLLPWLAGTALIHSLAVTEKRGSFKSWTVLLAITTFSLSLLGTFLVRSGVLTSVHAFANDPSRGMFILALLGITVGASLAVFALRAPRVSHAVRFSWLSRDALLLINNILLVIMTVTVLLGTLYPLVLDALDLGKISVGPPYFNALFVPLTVTLCVFMGLGPLSSWKAMPGRELARRLALSGITALVIGLLAPLIYGGEWNLWVSLGLVSALWVVLPLVRDLVDKVRRSDAPLSALRRLSPAYWGMVLGHLGLAVTIVGVTVVSHYNVERNVRLDVGESVTVAGYDFTMTGLGQQRGPNYLADTATIAVSRGGEARLFTMHPEKRVYIARGMPMTQVALRPGLLRDLYVAMGEELDDGSWALRIQFKPFVRWLWLGALLMATGGLVAVIDRRYRKRVKARSARPQGELGAAPDDSPRDTRKEARA, from the coding sequence ATGCTGATTGAGATGATTCCCGAACTCGGCCACTTCGCGCTGGTGCTGGCCCTGCTGCTGGCCCTGGTCCAGGCGGTGGTGCCGCTGGCCGGGGCGGCCACCCGCCGCCCGCTGTGGATGGCCTTTGCCCAACCCATGGCGGCGGGCCAGCTGTTGTTTCTGTTTATCGCCTACGCCTGCCTGACCGCAAGCTACCTGCTGGATGACTTCAGCGTCGCCAACGTCGCCAACAACTCCAATTCGATGCTGCCCTGGTACTACAAGGCCAGCGCCGTCTGGGGCAATCATGAGGGCTCGGTGCTGCTGTGGAGCCTGCTGCTCGGCGCCTGGGGCTTCGCCGCCAGCCTTTTCTCCCGGGAATTGCCAAGGGATATGCTGGCGCGGGTGCTGGGGGTCATGGGGCTAGTGAGCGCTGGCTTTCTGACCTTCGTGCTGGTGACCTCCAACCCCTTCACGCGGGTGCTGCCGATACCGCCACAGGATGGCGCCGACCTCAATCCGCTGCTGCAGGACTTCGGCCTGATCATCCATCCGCCGATGCTCTACATGGGCTATGTGGGGTTCTCGGTGGTGTTCGCCTTCGCCATTGCCGCCCTGCTCGGCGGCCGGCTCGATGCCGCCTGGACCCGCTGGGCGCGTCCCTGGACCAATATCGCCTGGGCCTTTCTGACCGTCGGCATCGCGCTGGGCAGCTGGTGGGCCTACTACGAGCTGGGCTGGGGCGGCTGGTGGTTCTGGGACCCGGTCGAGAACGCCTCCCTGCTGCCCTGGTTGGCCGGCACCGCGCTGATCCATTCGCTGGCCGTGACAGAGAAGCGCGGCTCCTTCAAGAGCTGGACGGTGCTGCTGGCCATCACCACCTTTTCGCTGTCGCTGCTCGGTACCTTCCTGGTGCGCTCGGGGGTGCTGACCTCGGTGCATGCCTTCGCCAACGACCCGTCGCGGGGCATGTTCATCCTCGCGCTGCTGGGCATCACCGTGGGCGCGTCGCTAGCGGTGTTCGCCCTGCGCGCGCCCAGAGTCAGCCATGCGGTGCGCTTTAGCTGGCTGTCGCGGGATGCGCTGCTGCTGATCAACAACATCCTGCTGGTGATCATGACCGTCACCGTGCTGCTCGGCACGCTCTACCCGCTGGTGCTGGATGCCCTGGACCTTGGCAAGATCAGCGTCGGCCCGCCGTACTTCAATGCGCTCTTCGTGCCGCTGACGGTGACTCTCTGCGTGTTCATGGGTCTGGGCCCGCTGTCGAGCTGGAAGGCCATGCCGGGCCGCGAGCTTGCCCGTCGCCTGGCGCTTTCCGGCATCACCGCGCTGGTGATCGGCCTTCTGGCCCCTCTGATCTATGGCGGCGAGTGGAACCTCTGGGTGTCGCTCGGGCTGGTCTCGGCGCTGTGGGTGGTGCTCCCGCTGGTGCGTGATCTTGTCGACAAGGTTCGGCGTTCGGACGCGCCGCTCTCGGCCCTCAGGCGTCTGTCGCCGGCCTACTGGGGGATGGTGCTGGGTCATCTGGGCCTTGCGGTGACGATCGTCGGCGTCACCGTGGTCTCGCACTACAACGTCGAGCGCAACGTGCGCCTCGACGTGGGCGAAAGCGTCACCGTGGCGGGCTATGACTTCACCATGACCGGACTTGGCCAGCAGCGAGGCCCCAACTACCTGGCCGATACCGCGACCATTGCGGTCAGCCGCGGCGGCGAGGCGCGCCTCTTCACCATGCACCCTGAGAAGCGCGTCTATATCGCCCGCGGCATGCCGATGACCCAGGTCGCCCTGCGTCCCGGGCTCCTGCGCGACCTATATGTGGCGATGGGCGAAGAGCTGGACGACGGTTCCTGGGCGCTGCGCATTCAGTTCAAGCCCTTCGTGCGCTGGCTGTGGCTCGGAGCGTTGCTGATGGCCACCGGTGGGCTGGTGGCGGTGATCGACCGGCGCTATCGCAAGCGCGTCAAGGCGCGCAGCGCCCGGCCACAGGGCGAGCTGGGCGCCGCGCCTGACGATTCGCCGCGGGATACGCGAAAGGAGGCACGGGCATGA
- the ccmE gene encoding cytochrome c maturation protein CcmE, translating into MHPKRKQKLFVILGLVTLAALAIGLTLYALRSNINLFFSPVQIAAGEAPVSRTLRAGGMVKENSVARDPESLDVTFVITDFVEDLEVRYSGILPDLFREGQGVVVVGQLDGEGHLTASEVLAKHDENYMPSEVADALKAAGYSPADYSSAGGDSTPKAGSAIGGAY; encoded by the coding sequence ATGCATCCTAAGCGCAAGCAGAAGCTCTTCGTCATCCTTGGCTTGGTGACCCTGGCCGCGCTGGCGATCGGCCTGACCCTGTATGCCCTGCGCAGCAACATCAACCTGTTCTTCAGTCCGGTGCAGATCGCCGCCGGCGAGGCGCCGGTAAGCCGCACCCTGCGTGCCGGTGGCATGGTCAAGGAGAACAGCGTCGCCCGGGACCCCGAGAGCCTGGATGTCACCTTCGTGATCACCGATTTCGTCGAGGATCTCGAGGTACGCTACAGCGGCATCCTGCCCGACCTCTTCCGCGAGGGGCAGGGCGTGGTGGTAGTCGGCCAGCTCGACGGCGAGGGCCACCTGACGGCAAGCGAGGTGCTCGCCAAGCACGACGAGAACTACATGCCCAGCGAGGTCGCCGACGCCCTGAAGGCCGCCGGCTATTCCCCTGCCGACTATTCGTCCGCCGGCGGTGACAGCACCCCCAAGGCCGGTAGCGCGATCGGCGGTGCCTACTGA
- the ccmD gene encoding heme exporter protein CcmD: MAFDSLDAFFAMGGYGTYVWSAWAVTALAMVGSVLHARRERRGLLRDLERRARREAANPRTDRDAS; this comes from the coding sequence ATGGCTTTCGATTCCCTCGACGCCTTCTTCGCCATGGGCGGTTATGGCACCTACGTGTGGTCCGCCTGGGCAGTCACGGCCCTCGCCATGGTGGGCAGCGTGCTGCATGCCCGGCGAGAACGCCGCGGCCTGCTCCGTGATCTTGAACGCCGGGCGCGCCGTGAAGCCGCCAACCCGAGGACCGACCGCGATGCATCCTAA
- a CDS encoding heme ABC transporter permease: MWAFIHKVGSPKWFYGISGRLLPWCWTLAVALILIGSVWGLAFAPADYQQGDSFRIIYVHVPAAFLAQSIFVSMAAAALVFMVWKIKVADMAAAVMAPLGAVMTFVALFTGSVWGMPTWGTWWIWDARLTSMLILLFLYLGVIALRGAFASRDSGSRAASVLAMVGVINIPVIKYSVDWWYTLHQPASFSITSRPSMPVEMWWPLLLMVLGFYAFFTAMTLMRTRSEILRREAGKHWVRELAAGGA, encoded by the coding sequence ATGTGGGCGTTCATTCACAAGGTGGGATCACCCAAGTGGTTCTATGGTATTAGCGGAAGGCTCCTGCCCTGGTGCTGGACCCTGGCGGTGGCCCTGATCCTCATTGGCAGCGTCTGGGGGCTCGCCTTTGCCCCGGCCGACTACCAGCAGGGCGACAGCTTTCGCATCATCTATGTGCATGTGCCGGCGGCCTTCCTCGCTCAGTCGATCTTCGTTTCCATGGCGGCGGCGGCGCTGGTGTTCATGGTCTGGAAGATCAAGGTCGCCGACATGGCGGCCGCGGTGATGGCGCCGCTGGGCGCGGTGATGACCTTCGTTGCGCTGTTCACCGGCTCGGTGTGGGGCATGCCTACCTGGGGCACCTGGTGGATCTGGGATGCCCGCCTGACCTCGATGCTGATTCTGCTGTTTCTGTACTTGGGCGTGATCGCCCTGCGCGGCGCCTTTGCCAGCCGCGACAGCGGTTCTCGGGCCGCCTCGGTGCTGGCCATGGTCGGGGTGATCAATATTCCGGTGATCAAGTATTCCGTCGACTGGTGGTACACCCTGCATCAGCCGGCGTCTTTCTCGATCACCTCGCGTCCCTCGATGCCGGTCGAGATGTGGTGGCCGCTGCTGCTGATGGTCCTGGGCTTCTATGCTTTCTTTACGGCCATGACCCTGATGCGAACCCGCAGCGAGATCCTGCGCCGCGAGGCCGGCAAGCACTGGGTGCGTGAACTCGCCGCGGGAGGCGCCTGA